A single genomic interval of Streptomyces sp. 1222.5 harbors:
- a CDS encoding NAD(P)/FAD-dependent oxidoreductase — MSRPRVVIVGAGFAGYRAARTLARLTRNRAEITLLNPTDYFLYLPLLPQVAAGVLEARRVTVSLPDTLRGVRTVLGEAGRVDLDAQTVHYTDPEGGTGTLGYERLVLAVGSVNKLLPIPGVAEHAHGFRGLPEALYLRDHVTRQVELAAADDDLATSAARCTFVVVGAGYTGTEVAAHLKMLTDQLARRSPLPAGVRPRWILLDVAPRVLPEMDERLSRTADRVLRARGVDVRMGTSVKEATRDGVLLTDGEFVPSRTLVWCVGVRPDPLVEAVGQPLERGRLIVDPYLQVPGRPEVFACGDAAAVPDLQRPGQFTSMTAQHAWRQGRVAGENVAASLGLGRRRRPYRHRDLGFAVDLGGIRAAANPFGVPLSGAAAGAVTRGYHLASLPGNRVRVAADWLLDAVLPRQGVQLGLVRAWSVPLDTASPELARVPGGPDRTGERTAKGPDTGAPPASGTGPDGKEATP, encoded by the coding sequence GTGAGTCGACCTCGCGTCGTGATCGTCGGCGCCGGATTCGCCGGGTACCGGGCTGCCCGCACCCTGGCCCGCCTGACCCGGAACCGGGCCGAGATCACCCTGCTGAACCCGACCGACTACTTCCTGTACCTGCCCCTGCTGCCCCAGGTCGCCGCCGGCGTCCTGGAGGCCCGCAGGGTCACCGTGTCGCTGCCCGACACCCTGCGCGGGGTGCGGACGGTGCTCGGCGAGGCCGGCCGCGTCGACCTCGACGCGCAGACCGTCCACTACACCGATCCGGAGGGCGGCACGGGCACCCTCGGCTACGAGCGCCTGGTGCTGGCCGTCGGCAGCGTGAACAAGCTGCTGCCCATCCCCGGGGTCGCCGAGCACGCGCACGGCTTCCGCGGGCTGCCCGAGGCGCTCTACCTGCGCGACCACGTGACCCGGCAGGTGGAACTGGCCGCGGCGGACGACGACCTGGCCACCAGCGCGGCCCGGTGCACCTTCGTCGTGGTCGGCGCCGGGTACACCGGCACCGAGGTGGCCGCCCACCTGAAGATGCTCACCGACCAGCTGGCCCGCCGCAGCCCGCTGCCGGCCGGTGTGCGCCCGCGCTGGATCCTGCTGGACGTGGCGCCCCGGGTACTGCCGGAGATGGACGAGCGGCTGTCCCGCACGGCCGACCGCGTCCTGCGGGCGCGGGGCGTGGACGTACGGATGGGGACGTCGGTGAAGGAGGCCACGCGCGACGGGGTGCTGCTCACGGACGGGGAGTTCGTCCCGTCCCGGACGCTGGTGTGGTGCGTGGGCGTGCGGCCCGATCCCCTGGTGGAGGCCGTCGGGCAGCCGCTGGAGCGGGGCCGGCTGATCGTGGACCCGTATCTGCAGGTGCCGGGCCGCCCCGAGGTGTTCGCCTGCGGGGACGCGGCCGCCGTACCGGATCTGCAACGGCCCGGGCAGTTCACGTCGATGACGGCCCAGCACGCCTGGCGGCAGGGCCGGGTGGCCGGGGAGAACGTGGCCGCCTCGCTCGGCCTCGGCCGGCGACGGCGCCCCTACCGCCATCGCGACCTCGGCTTCGCCGTCGACCTGGGCGGGATCCGGGCCGCAGCCAACCCCTTCGGCGTCCCGCTGTCCGGCGCGGCGGCCGGCGCGGTCACCCGCGGCTACCACCTGGCGTCGCTGCCCGGCAACCGCGTGCGGGTCGCCGCCGACTGGCTGCTGGACGCCGTACTGCCGCGCCAGGGCGTCCAGCTCGGGCTCGTACGGGCGTGGTCGGTACCCCTCGACACGGCTTCACCCGAGCTGGCGCGGGTACCGGGCGGACCGGACCGCACGGGGGAGCGGACCGCGAAGGGCCCGGACACCGGGGCGCCGCCGGCGTCCGGTACCGGACCGGACGGCAAGGAGGCGACCCCATGA
- a CDS encoding LLM class F420-dependent oxidoreductase, with protein MPEYGYFLATEEHDPAELVEQARMAEQAGFQALWISDHFHPWNDAQGQSPFVWSVIGALSEAVSLPIETAVTCPTVRMHPAVVAQAAATSAVMTEGRFRLGVGTGEALNEHILGDRWPPLHVRLEMLEESIQVMRRLFTGEEVDHHGKHYTVENARLYTVPDEPVPIDISGFGPKATSLAARVGDGYITMMPEEEMVTKYRKGGGGTKLVSGGTKVCYGTDRDDCVRTVHGLWYNELLPGEMGQVLPSPRHFEQLHELVTEDMVRENVVCGDDAEEHVSALRAYADAGFDRVYVNQIGPDQRGFFDFYRTKVLPRLGE; from the coding sequence ATGCCCGAGTACGGCTATTTCCTGGCGACCGAGGAACACGACCCCGCCGAACTCGTCGAACAGGCCCGGATGGCCGAACAGGCCGGCTTCCAGGCGCTGTGGATCTCCGATCACTTCCACCCGTGGAACGACGCGCAGGGACAGAGCCCCTTCGTGTGGTCGGTGATCGGCGCGCTGTCCGAGGCGGTGTCCCTGCCCATCGAGACGGCGGTGACCTGCCCGACCGTGCGGATGCACCCGGCGGTGGTGGCGCAGGCCGCGGCGACGAGCGCGGTGATGACCGAGGGCCGGTTCCGGCTCGGCGTCGGCACCGGTGAGGCGCTGAACGAGCACATCCTGGGCGACCGGTGGCCGCCGCTGCACGTACGCCTGGAGATGCTGGAGGAGTCGATCCAGGTGATGCGCCGGCTGTTCACGGGCGAGGAGGTCGACCACCACGGGAAGCACTACACGGTGGAGAACGCCCGCCTCTACACCGTCCCCGACGAACCCGTGCCGATCGACATCTCCGGCTTCGGCCCGAAGGCCACCTCCCTCGCCGCCCGGGTGGGCGACGGCTACATCACGATGATGCCGGAGGAGGAGATGGTCACCAAGTACCGCAAGGGCGGCGGCGGGACCAAGCTGGTCAGCGGCGGCACCAAGGTCTGCTACGGCACGGACCGCGACGACTGCGTCCGTACGGTGCACGGGCTCTGGTACAACGAGCTGCTGCCCGGCGAGATGGGCCAGGTGCTGCCCTCGCCACGGCACTTCGAGCAGCTGCACGAGCTGGTCACCGAGGACATGGTGCGGGAGAACGTGGTGTGCGGGGACGACGCCGAGGAGCACGTGTCGGCGCTGCGGGCGTACGCGGACGCCGGGTTCGACCGGGTGTACGTAAACCAGATCGGGCCGGATCAGCGGGGATTCTTCGACTTCTACCGCACGAAGGTGCTGCCGCGGCTCGGCGAGTGA
- a CDS encoding phage holin family protein: MDRLDHLEHLDKHLVEELAQVARETVRDELREQSRKQRRTAMLYAASGATALYAGAAVALAVGLALAIGLPGWAAALITAAIMGVAAFLLRGAARPGHGQHHTPHAPHHVIGGTPQPGPPSGLGMPYPPMPTEPPPPPPTDPGGPHHRA; encoded by the coding sequence ATGGACCGTTTGGATCACCTGGAACATCTGGACAAGCACCTTGTCGAAGAGCTGGCACAGGTGGCACGCGAGACGGTACGCGACGAACTGCGCGAGCAGAGCCGCAAGCAACGCCGCACCGCCATGCTCTACGCCGCCTCCGGTGCCACCGCGCTCTACGCGGGCGCCGCGGTGGCCCTGGCCGTCGGCCTGGCCCTCGCGATCGGCCTCCCCGGCTGGGCGGCCGCGCTGATCACCGCGGCGATCATGGGCGTGGCGGCCTTCCTGCTGCGCGGTGCCGCACGCCCGGGCCACGGGCAGCACCACACGCCGCACGCACCGCACCACGTGATCGGAGGCACCCCGCAGCCCGGCCCGCCCAGCGGCCTCGGCATGCCCTACCCGCCGATGCCGACGGAACCCCCGCCCCCGCCTCCCACGGACCCCGGCGGCCCCCACCACAGGGCCTGA
- a CDS encoding VOC family protein, translated as MEILGASLRICVDDIDTAIPFYERLAGGRAQRFDRGGVQVAAVGSFLLMSGPEAELEILRRVTATIAVKDVEEAHRLLTDLGARVLAGPVPTPAGRNLLAMHPDGSVFEYVDQRG; from the coding sequence ATGGAGATTCTGGGCGCCTCGCTGCGCATCTGCGTCGACGACATCGATACCGCGATCCCGTTCTACGAGCGTCTGGCGGGCGGCAGAGCGCAGCGCTTCGACCGCGGCGGGGTCCAGGTCGCCGCGGTCGGCTCCTTCCTGCTGATGAGCGGCCCGGAAGCGGAGCTGGAGATCCTGCGCCGGGTGACCGCGACGATCGCCGTCAAGGACGTGGAGGAGGCCCACCGGCTGCTGACCGACCTCGGCGCCCGGGTCCTCGCCGGGCCGGTGCCGACGCCGGCGGGCCGCAACCTCCTCGCGATGCATCCCGACGGCTCGGTCTTCGAGTACGTCGACCAGCGGGGCTGA
- a CDS encoding DUF5107 domain-containing protein has translation MVVVTRIRREVLTLPAARLGPDNPLPPLRPLDEVHRIDDRDREEMPRDMARQLGHEPLGSLLPVRVRDGYGRTREPRPVEALVIENDRLRATVLPGLGGRIASLLHLPTGRELLYRNPVFQPANFALNGAWYSGGIEWNIGATGHTTLSCAPLHAARVPAPDGGEMLRLWEWERLRDLPFQVDLWLPEGSDFLYVGARIRNPHERPVPTYWWSNIAVPEDVRVLAPAEEAWFFGYERRLRRVPVPTYDGVDRTYPPNSPYAADYFYEVPDGRRRWIAALDADGHGLVQTSTDVLRGRKLFVWGGGPGGRRWQQWLTEPGTGGYCEIQAGLARTQLEHVRLEAESEVSWLEAYGPLDAQPGGEWTEAVQGAERRLASALPRTRVEEAYAVWKPCADTEPAEILAVGSGWGALEVLRADWKLPGTPFPESALGEAQAPWRELLRTGSLPEPRRVRPPGETLVAPHWRDMLETAPATPHTEYHLGVAQWHAGDRAQAVRSWERALPLAPSLWPLLRCLAVADQEAGHHERAAERYADAFDDLCRERRDDGETWTAAVAALGRETLEALLRARRTAQARAVWDRLLPAVRQRGRFRLLHAELLLAEGSSARARAVFDEGFEVADLREGADVIGRLWARLSDEPLPARHDFRMRPDPV, from the coding sequence ATGGTCGTCGTGACGAGGATCCGACGTGAGGTACTGACCCTGCCCGCCGCGCGGTTGGGGCCCGACAACCCGCTGCCCCCGCTGCGCCCGCTCGACGAGGTCCACCGCATCGACGACCGGGATCGGGAGGAGATGCCCCGCGACATGGCCCGCCAGCTAGGCCACGAACCGCTGGGCAGCCTACTGCCGGTCCGTGTCCGCGACGGTTACGGCAGAACCCGCGAACCCCGGCCGGTCGAGGCGCTGGTCATCGAGAACGACCGGCTGCGCGCCACCGTCCTGCCGGGCCTCGGCGGCCGGATCGCCTCCCTGCTCCACCTGCCCACCGGACGCGAACTCCTCTACCGCAACCCGGTGTTCCAGCCCGCCAACTTCGCCCTCAACGGCGCCTGGTACTCCGGCGGCATCGAATGGAACATCGGCGCCACCGGCCACACCACTCTTTCCTGCGCCCCGCTGCACGCCGCCCGCGTCCCCGCCCCCGACGGCGGCGAGATGCTGCGCCTGTGGGAGTGGGAGCGGCTGCGCGACCTGCCTTTCCAGGTCGACCTGTGGTTGCCGGAGGGCTCCGACTTCCTCTACGTCGGCGCCCGGATCCGCAATCCCCACGAGCGGCCGGTGCCCACCTACTGGTGGTCCAACATCGCCGTCCCCGAGGACGTCAGGGTCCTCGCCCCCGCCGAGGAGGCCTGGTTCTTCGGCTACGAGCGCCGGCTGCGCCGCGTGCCCGTCCCGACGTACGACGGTGTCGACCGCACCTACCCGCCGAACAGCCCGTACGCGGCCGACTACTTCTACGAGGTGCCGGACGGCCGCCGCCGCTGGATCGCCGCGCTGGACGCGGACGGGCACGGGCTGGTGCAGACCTCCACCGACGTGCTGCGCGGCCGCAAGCTCTTCGTGTGGGGCGGCGGACCCGGCGGCCGGCGCTGGCAGCAGTGGCTGACCGAGCCCGGCACCGGCGGCTACTGCGAGATCCAGGCCGGACTCGCCCGCACCCAGCTGGAGCACGTCCGGCTGGAGGCGGAGAGCGAGGTGTCCTGGCTGGAGGCGTACGGGCCGCTCGACGCCCAGCCCGGCGGGGAGTGGACCGAGGCCGTCCAGGGGGCGGAGCGGCGGCTCGCGTCGGCACTGCCCCGCACCCGGGTCGAGGAGGCGTACGCCGTCTGGAAGCCGTGCGCCGACACCGAACCGGCGGAGATCCTGGCCGTCGGCTCCGGCTGGGGCGCGCTCGAGGTACTGCGCGCCGACTGGAAGCTGCCGGGCACACCCTTCCCCGAGTCCGCCCTGGGCGAGGCGCAGGCGCCCTGGCGGGAGCTGCTGCGCACCGGATCCCTGCCCGAGCCGCGCCGGGTGCGGCCGCCCGGTGAGACCCTGGTCGCGCCGCACTGGCGGGACATGCTGGAGACGGCCCCGGCGACCCCGCACACCGAGTACCACCTCGGCGTCGCCCAGTGGCACGCCGGCGACCGCGCCCAGGCGGTCCGCAGCTGGGAACGCGCCCTGCCGCTGGCGCCCTCCCTCTGGCCCCTGCTGCGCTGCCTGGCCGTCGCCGACCAGGAGGCCGGGCACCACGAGCGGGCCGCCGAACGCTACGCGGACGCCTTCGACGACCTCTGCCGCGAGCGCCGCGACGACGGCGAGACCTGGACGGCCGCCGTCGCCGCGCTCGGCCGCGAGACCCTCGAGGCACTGCTCAGGGCCCGGCGCACGGCGCAGGCACGGGCCGTGTGGGACCGGCTGCTGCCCGCCGTACGGCAGCGTGGCCGGTTCCGGCTGCTCCACGCCGAACTGCTGCTGGCCGAGGGCAGCAGCGCGCGGGCCAGGGCCGTCTTCGACGAGGGCTTCGAGGTCGCCGACCTCCGGGAGGGCGCGGACGTGATCGGCCGGCTGTGGGCCCGCCTCAGCGACGAGCCGCTGCCCGCCCGGCACGACTTCCGGATGCGGCCGGATCCGGTCTGA
- a CDS encoding arginase family protein, producing MRTLVVLDAPSNLGLRPPAPGTVPGCYKLAGALREQRLPRRLGAREGGVVVPPRYDRGDWQEGDGVFNATALAAYTVKLADRIEHHVRAGEFPVVLGGDCSIQLGASLALRRIGRYGLAAVDASHDFRHPGNSDRIGAAGGEEVAIATGRGQADLSDLEGLGPYLRDEDVRFFGIRDAYTDDTAELAALKMPVATVGDLRAESPDAVARAAVEAFGAPGLDGFWVHLDADVLDPSVMPAVDSPDPDGLLPGELELLLRPLLAAPRCVGLNITIYDPDLDPDGTAGALLADLVVAAFAQS from the coding sequence ATGCGCACACTCGTCGTGCTCGACGCCCCCTCCAACCTGGGCCTGCGCCCACCCGCTCCCGGCACCGTCCCGGGCTGCTACAAGCTGGCCGGCGCCCTCAGGGAGCAGCGCCTCCCGCGACGGCTCGGGGCCCGCGAGGGCGGGGTGGTCGTACCGCCGCGCTACGACCGCGGCGACTGGCAGGAGGGCGACGGCGTCTTCAACGCCACCGCGCTCGCCGCGTACACCGTCAAGCTCGCCGACCGCATCGAACACCACGTGCGCGCGGGGGAGTTCCCCGTCGTCCTCGGCGGCGACTGCTCGATCCAGCTCGGTGCCTCCCTCGCCCTGCGCCGCATCGGCCGGTACGGGCTCGCCGCCGTCGACGCCTCGCACGACTTCCGGCACCCGGGCAACTCCGACCGGATCGGCGCCGCGGGCGGCGAGGAGGTCGCCATCGCCACCGGCCGCGGCCAGGCCGACCTGAGCGACCTGGAGGGCCTCGGTCCCTACCTCAGGGACGAGGACGTACGGTTCTTCGGCATCCGTGACGCCTACACCGACGACACGGCCGAGCTCGCCGCGCTGAAGATGCCCGTCGCCACCGTCGGCGACCTCCGCGCCGAGAGCCCCGACGCGGTCGCCCGGGCCGCCGTCGAGGCCTTCGGGGCACCTGGACTCGACGGCTTCTGGGTCCACCTCGACGCCGACGTCCTCGACCCGTCCGTGATGCCGGCCGTCGACAGCCCCGACCCGGACGGCCTGCTGCCCGGTGAACTGGAGCTACTGCTGCGCCCGTTGCTCGCCGCACCGCGCTGCGTGGGCCTCAACATCACCATCTACGACCCCGACCTGGACCCCGACGGCACGGCGGGCGCGCTCCTGGCCGACCTGGTCGTGGCCGCCTTTGCGCAATCCTGA
- a CDS encoding GNAT family N-acetyltransferase, producing MPHSTPRHLAEGPRVAVRHFTAEDGPEFTARARESKDLHRPWLFPPDTDEAYAAYADRLIEDPSKAGFLVCEKDSGDLAGFININNIVRGGFQCGALGYGAFAHAAGRGLMREGLDLVIGYAFGPLGLHRLEINAQPENTASIALARGAGFRLEGFSPRMIYIDGAWRDHERWALTAEMRPGG from the coding sequence ATGCCCCACTCCACCCCCCGCCACCTCGCCGAGGGCCCCCGCGTGGCCGTCCGCCACTTCACCGCCGAGGACGGACCCGAGTTCACCGCCCGGGCCCGGGAGAGCAAGGACCTGCACCGGCCGTGGCTGTTCCCGCCGGACACCGACGAGGCCTACGCGGCCTACGCGGACCGGCTGATCGAGGACCCGTCCAAGGCCGGGTTCCTGGTGTGCGAGAAGGACAGCGGTGACCTCGCCGGGTTCATCAACATCAACAACATCGTCCGGGGCGGCTTCCAGTGCGGCGCCCTCGGCTACGGCGCCTTCGCCCACGCCGCCGGACGGGGGCTGATGCGGGAGGGCCTGGACCTGGTGATCGGGTACGCGTTCGGGCCGCTGGGACTGCACCGTCTCGAGATCAACGCGCAGCCCGAGAACACCGCCTCCATCGCCCTGGCCCGGGGCGCCGGCTTCCGCCTGGAGGGCTTCTCGCCCCGGATGATCTACATCGACGGTGCCTGGCGCGACCACGAACGCTGGGCTCTCACCGCCGAGATGCGCCCCGGCGGCTGA
- a CDS encoding LD-carboxypeptidase — protein sequence MRELLRPARLAPGARVAVVAPSGPVPEERLQAGLDVLRGWDLDPVVAPHVLDRHREFGYLAGTDADRAADFQNAWCDPAVDAVLCARGGYGVQRMVDLLDWEAMRTAGPKVFVGFSDITVLHEAFATRLGLATLHGPMAAGIDFVKNTRAQEHLRATLFAPETVRTIASGGTALVPGRARGVTLGGCLCLLAAELGTPNARASAAGGLLCLEDVGEETYRLDRYLTQLLRAGWLDGVRGVLLGSWENCADYAEVRFLLADRLGVLGVPVVEDFGFGHCAGALTIPFGATAELDADAATLTLDRPALR from the coding sequence GTGAGAGAACTGCTGCGGCCCGCCCGGCTCGCCCCCGGCGCCCGGGTGGCCGTCGTCGCCCCCAGCGGGCCGGTGCCCGAGGAGCGGCTCCAGGCCGGGCTCGACGTGCTTCGCGGCTGGGACCTCGACCCGGTCGTCGCACCCCATGTCCTGGACCGGCACCGCGAGTTCGGCTACCTGGCGGGCACGGACGCCGACCGGGCCGCCGACTTCCAGAACGCGTGGTGCGACCCCGCCGTGGACGCGGTGCTGTGCGCCCGCGGCGGGTACGGGGTGCAGCGCATGGTCGACCTGCTCGACTGGGAGGCGATGCGCACGGCCGGGCCCAAGGTCTTCGTCGGCTTCAGCGACATCACCGTCCTGCACGAGGCCTTCGCCACCCGCCTGGGGCTCGCCACGCTGCACGGGCCGATGGCGGCCGGTATCGACTTCGTCAAGAACACCCGGGCCCAGGAGCACCTGCGGGCCACGCTCTTCGCCCCGGAGACCGTGCGCACCATCGCGTCCGGCGGCACGGCCCTGGTGCCCGGCCGGGCCCGGGGCGTCACCCTCGGCGGATGCCTGTGCCTGCTCGCCGCGGAACTCGGCACCCCGAACGCCCGCGCCTCGGCGGCCGGCGGACTGCTGTGCCTGGAGGACGTGGGCGAGGAGACGTACCGGCTGGACCGCTACCTCACCCAGCTCCTGCGCGCGGGCTGGCTGGACGGCGTCCGCGGGGTCCTGCTCGGCTCCTGGGAGAACTGCGCCGACTACGCGGAGGTGCGTTTCCTGCTGGCCGACCGGCTCGGCGTGCTCGGGGTGCCGGTGGTGGAGGACTTCGGCTTCGGCCACTGCGCGGGTGCCCTGACGATCCCGTTCGGGGCGACGGCGGAACTGGACGCCGACGCCGCCACGCTGACCCTGGACCGGCCCGCCCTGCGCTGA
- a CDS encoding prolyl oligopeptidase family serine peptidase, whose translation MGDEVLKSPYGSWPSPVDAALAAAHDGRPDWVGVVGDEIWWTEPRPAEGGRRALVRRRADGGEEPVLPAPWNVRSRVIEYGGRPWSGAVRDGRPLAVFTHFADQRLYLFEPGGEPRPLTPVSPVGGGLRWVEPQIHLERGEVWCVLEEFTGEGPDDVRRVLAAVPLDGSAADDRGAVRELAPERQRFVTGAKLSPDGRRAAWLTWDHPRMPWDGTELLVAEVADDGTLRDVRTVAGGPREAVAQVEWDADGRLLYASDRSGWWNLYRDGTALCPREEEFGGALWQLGLRWFAPLDSGLIAVVHGKGATILGILDPETGELVDAAGPWTEFTAGLTAHGERVVAVGASPRTAYEVIELDPRSGRARPVGAPHEDPVDPAYYPEPQIRVFTGPDGREVHAHVYPPHHPERTAPDGELPPYVIWAHGGPTSRVPLVLDLEIAYFTSRGIGVAEVNYGGSTGYGRAYRERLREQWGVVDVEDCAAVARALADEGTADPARLAIRGGSAGGWTTASSLTTTDLYACGTILYPVLDLATWGPGETHDFESRYLESLIGPLAEVPARYAERSPTAHADRIGVPFLLLQGLDDVICPPAQCERLLARIDGRGVPHAYLTFAGEGHGFRRAETMIRALEAELSLYAQVFGLKPTPEVPKVGLRT comes from the coding sequence ATGGGGGACGAGGTGCTCAAGTCACCGTACGGATCGTGGCCTTCGCCCGTGGACGCGGCGCTGGCCGCCGCGCACGACGGCCGGCCGGACTGGGTGGGGGTCGTCGGCGACGAGATCTGGTGGACCGAACCCCGGCCCGCCGAGGGCGGCCGCCGGGCACTGGTGCGGCGGCGGGCCGACGGCGGCGAGGAGCCGGTGCTGCCCGCGCCGTGGAACGTGCGCAGCCGGGTCATCGAGTACGGTGGCCGCCCCTGGTCCGGGGCGGTGCGCGACGGGCGGCCGCTCGCCGTGTTCACGCACTTCGCCGACCAGCGGCTGTACCTCTTCGAGCCGGGCGGCGAGCCGCGCCCGCTGACCCCGGTCTCCCCGGTGGGCGGCGGACTTCGCTGGGTCGAGCCGCAGATCCACCTCGAACGCGGCGAAGTGTGGTGCGTGCTGGAGGAGTTCACCGGCGAGGGACCCGACGACGTGCGGCGCGTCCTCGCCGCCGTACCGCTCGACGGCTCCGCCGCCGACGACCGTGGCGCCGTACGCGAACTCGCCCCCGAACGGCAGCGGTTCGTCACCGGGGCCAAGCTGTCGCCCGACGGCCGGCGGGCCGCCTGGCTCACCTGGGACCACCCCCGGATGCCCTGGGACGGCACGGAGCTGCTCGTCGCCGAGGTCGCCGACGACGGCACCCTGCGCGACGTGCGCACCGTCGCGGGCGGGCCCCGGGAAGCGGTCGCCCAGGTCGAATGGGACGCGGACGGCAGGCTCCTGTACGCGAGCGACCGCAGCGGCTGGTGGAACCTCTACCGCGACGGCACCGCGCTGTGTCCGCGCGAGGAGGAGTTCGGCGGCGCGCTCTGGCAGCTCGGCCTGCGCTGGTTCGCACCGCTGGACAGCGGGCTGATCGCGGTCGTGCACGGCAAGGGCGCGACGATACTCGGGATACTCGACCCCGAGACCGGCGAGCTCGTCGACGCCGCCGGACCCTGGACCGAGTTCACCGCCGGCCTCACCGCGCACGGGGAGCGGGTCGTCGCCGTCGGCGCCAGCCCGCGTACCGCCTACGAGGTGATCGAGCTGGACCCCAGGAGCGGACGCGCCCGCCCGGTCGGCGCCCCGCACGAGGACCCCGTCGACCCCGCGTACTACCCCGAACCGCAGATCCGGGTCTTCACCGGGCCGGACGGGCGCGAGGTGCATGCCCACGTCTATCCGCCGCACCACCCCGAACGGACCGCACCCGACGGCGAGCTGCCGCCGTACGTCATCTGGGCGCACGGCGGCCCCACCAGCCGCGTCCCGCTCGTACTGGACCTGGAGATCGCCTACTTCACCTCTCGGGGCATCGGCGTCGCCGAGGTGAACTACGGCGGCTCCACCGGCTACGGCCGGGCCTACCGCGAGCGGCTGCGCGAACAGTGGGGCGTGGTCGACGTCGAGGACTGCGCGGCCGTCGCCCGTGCCCTCGCCGACGAGGGCACCGCCGACCCCGCCCGCCTCGCGATCCGGGGCGGCAGCGCGGGCGGCTGGACCACGGCCTCCTCCCTGACGACCACCGACCTGTACGCCTGCGGCACCATCCTCTATCCGGTCCTGGACCTGGCCACCTGGGGGCCGGGGGAGACCCACGACTTCGAGTCCCGCTACCTGGAGTCGCTGATCGGCCCGCTCGCCGAGGTGCCGGCCCGCTACGCCGAACGCTCGCCGACCGCGCACGCCGACCGGATCGGCGTGCCGTTCCTGCTGCTCCAGGGCCTCGACGACGTCATCTGCCCGCCCGCCCAGTGCGAACGCCTCCTCGCCCGCATCGACGGCCGGGGCGTACCGCACGCCTACCTCACCTTCGCCGGGGAGGGCCACGGGTTCCGTCGGGCCGAGACGATGATCCGCGCCCTGGAGGCGGAACTGTCCCTGTACGCCCAGGTGTTCGGGCTGAAGCCGACCCCCGAGGTCCCGAAGGTGGGCTTGCGCACGTGA
- a CDS encoding M20/M25/M40 family metallo-hydrolase produces the protein MADQQALDEVVQFTSGLIRIDTTNRGGGDCRERPAAEYAAERLAGAGLEPLMLERTPGRTNVVARVAGTDPSADALLVHGHLDVVPAEAADWSVPPFSGEVRDGVVWGRGAVDMKNMDAMILAVLRSWTRQGVRPRRDLVIAFTADEEASAEDGSGFLADRHPELFEGCTEGISESGAFTFHDGAGRQIYPIAAGERGTGWLKLTARGRAGHGSKVNNENAVTRLAAAVTRLGEHEWPLRLTPTVRAALAELATLYGIEPDFTDVDRLLEKLGPAGKLVEATVRNSANPTMLEAGYKLNVIPGEAVAFVDGRYLAGAEDEFRATLDRLVGPDVSWEFAHREVALQAPVDSPTFARMRAAVEEFAPEGHVVPYCMSGGTDAKQFSRLGITGYGFAPLKLPEGLDYQALFHGVDERVPVTALHFGVQVLDRFLRTA, from the coding sequence ATGGCTGACCAGCAGGCCCTGGACGAGGTCGTGCAGTTCACCTCAGGCCTGATCAGGATCGACACCACCAACCGGGGCGGCGGCGACTGCCGGGAGCGGCCCGCCGCCGAGTACGCGGCCGAGCGGCTGGCCGGGGCCGGTCTGGAACCGCTGATGCTGGAGCGGACCCCGGGCCGGACCAATGTCGTCGCCCGGGTCGCCGGCACCGACCCGTCCGCCGACGCGCTGCTGGTCCACGGCCACCTGGACGTCGTCCCGGCCGAGGCCGCCGACTGGAGCGTGCCGCCCTTCTCCGGCGAGGTCCGCGACGGGGTGGTGTGGGGCCGGGGCGCCGTCGACATGAAGAACATGGACGCGATGATCCTGGCCGTCCTGAGGTCCTGGACCCGGCAGGGCGTACGGCCCCGCCGGGACCTCGTCATCGCGTTCACCGCGGACGAGGAGGCCAGCGCCGAGGACGGCTCCGGGTTCCTCGCCGACCGGCACCCGGAGCTGTTCGAGGGCTGCACCGAGGGCATCAGCGAGTCCGGCGCGTTCACCTTCCACGACGGCGCCGGCCGGCAGATCTACCCCATCGCGGCGGGGGAGCGGGGCACCGGCTGGCTCAAGCTCACCGCGCGCGGCCGGGCCGGGCACGGCTCCAAGGTCAACAACGAGAACGCGGTCACCCGGCTCGCCGCCGCCGTCACCCGCCTCGGCGAGCACGAGTGGCCGCTCCGGCTGACCCCGACCGTGCGCGCCGCGCTCGCCGAACTGGCCACGCTGTACGGCATCGAGCCGGACTTCACCGACGTGGACCGGCTGCTGGAGAAGCTCGGCCCGGCCGGAAAGCTGGTCGAGGCCACCGTCCGCAACAGCGCCAACCCGACCATGCTGGAAGCCGGTTACAAGCTGAACGTCATCCCGGGCGAGGCGGTCGCCTTCGTCGACGGCCGCTATCTGGCGGGCGCCGAGGACGAGTTCCGCGCCACCCTCGACCGGCTGGTCGGCCCGGACGTGAGCTGGGAGTTCGCGCACCGTGAGGTGGCCCTCCAGGCCCCCGTGGACTCGCCGACCTTCGCGAGGATGCGGGCCGCCGTCGAGGAGTTCGCGCCCGAGGGGCACGTGGTGCCGTACTGCATGTCCGGCGGTACGGACGCCAAGCAGTTCTCGCGGCTCGGCATCACCGGGTACGGTTTCGCCCCGCTGAAGCTGCCCGAGGGACTCGACTACCAGGCGCTGTTCCACGGGGTCGACGAACGGGTGCCCGTGACGGCGCTGCACTTCGGCGTGCAGGTGCTCGACCGCTTCCTGCGGACGGCGTAG